tcatttaatataataggtatcatgatatgatactcaagcctCTCTTTCTTCGTTTAATTCTAtaccacctcatcaaaattgcttagttggcatgcatgatactatctATGATACTTTTATTACGGGCAGCTTAGTCACTCTGTCGTGAGGCCTCCTCGCTACCTGTGCCACATATTACAGAGACGAGTGAAAAAAAGCAATACATGCGCGGCatcctactactccctcctttccagtttataaggctcaattcaaaaatctcaccaaccaaaatagatgatgagtggtgaaatatttttttgtagtttccaAAAGCACCCAATTAGTGCTTTTATTTTccttaaaaaattatgtttacgaatgcattaattgcaatgcatgcataaagtgcatgcattgatcagttttctcttaatacttgcatgcaatgatttaatgtaccttgaagtctgaacatgtgatggaaaacaatcaaattaagccttataaaataaaaaaactaaatTTTTTAAATAAGCCTTGTAAACCGCTAAGGATGGAGTAGAAAAATTACTCTCGTCGGCCGGGCAATAGAAAAGATGCTACACGTCGCCGCAGATTCCTCCGCGCGCACGTTGGCGGCTGACACGAGAACCAGATTCACCGCACCGCGCGCTCTGCTCACTGCTCACTCCAAACAAACATCGTCtgcggcctagccgcctaggcaacGACAGCGCGACGAGAGCCACACACTCGTCACTTCGTCAGTCGTCACGgagatggccgccgccgccgccgcggatgaGCCGTGCCGCTGCCACATTGTGGCGGTGCCGTTCCCCGGGAGGGGCCACGTCAACGCCATGATGAACCTGTCCCGCCTCCTCGCCGCGCGCGGCGCCGCGGTCACCTTCGTCGTCACCGAGGAGTGGCTCGGCCTgctccgctcctcctcctcctccgccccgccgccgcccggcgtCCGCCTGCGCGCCATCCCCAACGTCATCCCCTCCGAGCACGGCCGCGCCGCCGACCATGCGGGCTTCCTCGACGCCGTCGCCACCGAGATGGAGGCGCCCTTCGAGCTCCTGCTCGACCGCCTccgggaggaggagggggaggtcgCGGCGCTCGTGGCGGACACCTACGTGCCCTGGGTCGTGGGCGTCGGCAACCGGAGGGGCGTCCCGGTCTGCTCGCTCTTCCCCATGCCCGCCTCCTTCTTCTCCGCCTACTACCACTTTGACTCCCTCCCGCCGCGCCTCGCCGACGAGCACgccccggccgccggcgccgcTACAGGTCAGGTTCCTCTTCCAATACGTGCTGCTTCCAAGCATTTCTGATAGGCTGATACCACTCCCGACTGCTGAACCACTAGCACTACTGATTATTTCACTCAATTTATTTGTTGTTGCATCTATCACGTGTTGGATTTCAAGACGCTACCATctgatgtactccctcctttccgtttTATACGGATCAATTCAATAATCTCACCATCCAAGATAGATGATAAGTGCtggaataatttttgtagtttgcaaaagtactcaattaGTGCACTCGTTTTCCTCAAAAAGTTgtctttaccaatgcattaattgcaatgcatgcatgtttGGCCAATAAATGACAAAGAAGCTTTACATACTCCCCCCGTCATGGTTTAGAAGGCACAGTTGAATTTGCGTGTGTTTCcacaatagacaaggtttagggcacattgcatttatttctagtagctaattagtactccgatatactatttctatatgcatgcatagtgtgaatgctattttttagcccatCCCACAACCAATAGATAATCACCTAGGTCCCAGAGAATTTCCAAGCGCGCCTTttaaaccgtgacggagggagtacattggtgTGTTTTGTCATAATCCTTGCATGCAAAGAGTTAATGCacattgaaatctgaacatgtgatgagaAGTAGTAGAAATGAGACTTATAAAACTGAAAAACTGAAATtttgagatgagccctataaaccagaagggaGGTAGTACATATTCATGTTTATGCATGAGGgtactactctctccgtcccaaaacagaattttgggacggagggagtagtacgtggTAACTCTGCCAAAATATATATATCCTGCAGAATGCCGACATACACGGATGCTCTCAATATTTCGCTGATTCAAGTATCATTGTTTGACTGCTCCATTATTTATGTGCACATCCCCACGTAGTTTCAAGTGTTACGATGCCGGCAGCTGCATGTGCAAAGGACCAAGTGACCCGGAGCATGGTCAATAAACATTGCCAAACATGAAAATGACTAATTAATCACATGTAACTTCAAAGTGGGCATGTCTATTTGTTTGTGGCACATGCtattactgggagaaaactcaccgAATTGACGGTCTAAATGCAGTTTTGTTATGGATAGTCCAAATAGCCAGAACTGAGCCATAGATCAAGCTTTTTTTTTTGAGATTAGCCATAGATCAAGCTTGAGAAATTGGTGTCGCATATGAGTATTGTTTTAACTGCACCACATGGTTCTCATTTCGGGTGATTTTATTTTTTTATAGTCATTGTTATAGTGGATATAGTTTGTTCATTTCAGTAATAGACATGGCAGCTTGCAGCATTGCTCAGTCATCCTTTCTTTTCTGCAGATAAATCTGATGAGAGACTTGAGCACTATATCTCAGGCTTTGCTTCAAGTTCAGTGACCTTATCTGATCTGGAGCCCCTAATTCACAACAAGACAACAGTAAACCATGTCCTAGCAGCTGTCTCTAGCATCAAGAACGCGCAATGCCTCCTATTCACCACTATGCACGAGCTCGAGGCCGGTGTCATCAACTCCCTAAGATCAGCACTCCCATGTCCAGTTCTCCCAGTTGGGCCCTGCATTCCCTACATGACACTACAAGACCAGCATTCCAAGTCCAATGGAGAAGTTGCCACCAGTCCAGGAGACTGCTTCACCTGGCTAGACTCTCAACCTGTGAACTCGGTGCTATATGTCTCCCTCGGCAGCTTCCTCTCTGTGTCAGCCTCCCAGCTTGATGAGATAGCATTAGGCCTTGCATCAAGCGGTGTCAGGTTCTTATGGATTCTTCGCGAAAAGTCTTCCCGGGTGCGAGAACTTGTTGGTGACACCGACAGGGGCATGATAATGGCATGGTGTGATCAGTTGAAGGTTTTATGCCATCCTTCTGTTGGGGGCTTTCTGACACATTGTGGAATGAACTCGACACTTGAAGCTGTCTTTGCTGGCGTGCCTATGCTTGCTCTACCACTGTTCTTTGATCAACCGATTGATGGTCGTCTGATTGTTGAAGACTGGAAGGTTGGACTGGCCCTGCGCGAATGGGCCGATAAGGATGGCCTGATTGGGAGTCAGGACATTGCAAGGGCTGTTAAGAGGCTCATGGCCTGTGATGAGGCCGATACCAAGGCGATAAGGAGGCGTGCCCTTGAGTGGAAAGAGGTCTGTGGCAGAGCTGTTGAAGAGGGTGGATCTTCGTATGATAATCTCAGTTCATTGATGCAGATGGTATGCGAGTCACGATGTGCTGAACTCGATCAGCAATGTTCCAAAACTGATGCTTGAAATGCATCATCTATTCAAATGTTGTCTGAGTGTAGTTTTGATGGGAGAGCTACGGTTTCTGGCAGAGCAATTCATTGTCCTGAACTCACTCAGCCATTTGGTTTCATTGTTCTTGTATCTTCCATTCATTGTCCTGAACTCAATGAGCCATTTGGTTTCATTATTCTAAGACTACTTGTGCAAATAAGGTTCAGAATATGAAGGTGCAAATATGGTGTTAAAAATAAGCTGGTGTTAAAAATAAGGAGGAAATTCAGAAGGACAGAGAGTCGAAAAAAAGAGCAGTGTTTTTTTATTGCACAGTTGTAAAGTGTTGCCTGTGAGAAGAAAAATTAATGTGCAGAAACGCCTTTTTATCAGCAATTGCAGTGCGGCTAGTTCAAATTATGAAGTGCAAATTTCAAACTATGGTTCAGATTTTGAAATTATGATGAACACTGCAACTGTGGTTCAGATTTTGAATAACAGATAGATATCTCACACACCACATTTTTAGGAGGAAATTCAGAAGGACAGAGACATCAAAGATTATTCAAATAATTGAATAGCTGTCGTAGATAGCATCCAGAAAACATATATATACACCAAGACCAAGGTGTATTTTTCTCACACAAGTCCTAATATAATAGTTTGTCAACAAGTCAGATAATATGCCTGACTTGCAACCAAACAACTGTTATTCAAACCCTTCTTGCACGCACTCTTCTAAAAGCAAGAAACGAAAtgtcagacaatccttccatcgcaCTCCCAAATCCAAACCCAAAGCAACAAACACGCGGGCAGCTCATTTGCACAGGTCGGTCGCAGGCGGGCGCAGGGCGACTCCTCCGAGCTTCTCGCTCGAGTACTTCTTGTAGACGACCTTCAGCTTGCTGTCAGGCGCGGTGGAGTGCGAGGCCACCAGGATCTTGGCAGCGTCCCTGAAACCAATCATCACACAAAAGCATTGTCTCTGTCAGTGCGTGCCCCTGAATGATATTCAGGCTACAATAGGGATTCAGTAGTGTGCACATGCTTATAGCTTACATCAGCTGCGCTTCAGTGAAGCCAGTGTGGTGCTTCAGAGTGTCGGTCCACAGAGGGGTCTTCTTGAGGGTGAGCCTGGCGGCGTAGACAGCAGCGGCGGCGACCATGGAGGGCTTGGACTGCACCAGCCCGTATTGCAGCAGCGCCAGCTCCGCGAAGAAGAAGACGGTGTTCTCCATCTGCACACACATCCAGGAGAAGAGAGACAAGAGAAACATCAGCACACAGACTCGCTGATCTGAAGAATTTGTATGCTGTGTCTGTATGTAAATGTAAAGTTCTTTTACCTCCTTGTCGTTCTTATGATCGGAGGAGCACGCGGCCTTGGCGAAACGCACCAGAAAGACGTAGTGCGTGGGCACCGTCAGGTTCCACTCCAGCCTGTTCAGGATGGCCTTCTCCATCTTCAGAATCTGCTCCCGGGTGTATGCGCTGTCGGAGATCAAGATGAAATCATTCACCTGCAAGCACAGCCAGCAATCAGAAACGTGGACTCGATGAATGAATGAACATCTGGTAAGCAGAGGGATTCTTCAGCCTACCTCTGGAGCCCAGATTTCTTCGTACTTGCAGGCGATGAGCAGGGCGGAGACGCCCACCAGCTGCAGCTCCCGCCGGAGCACGGACTGCAGCGAGAGGTACATGTCGATGATATACACCGTGAGATACAGCGACTCGGGCATCAGGTCGAACTTCTGGTGGACTTCCAGGATCCAGTCGATGAGGATGCCCCTCATCTTGGCGTTGATCTCCACCTGAGAGTCCATGTAATCACTGGCGAGGCACTCATTCTGTCAACAGAGAGAGCAGGGAAACAACACCTTCAGATTCAGAGACCAGGCAGGCAAGGCAGGAGATCACAATGCTTTTGCACACTCTAGTACTTCTACTGCCTAAGGGAGTACATGTTTTTACCTCAGCGACTTTGTAGAATTTGTAGATATCCTcgatgtagtcgacgacggcgagcTGGTTGTCGCCGTCAAGCTTGTCGATGTCCTGGATCGCTGGCTCTTCGGTGATTCCGGCTGCAAACTGGCATTGCAATGGtggatcagaatcagaatcagatcAGGCTCCTTGCACAGGTCTAGGAAGCAAAGTGTTTGACTGTCGACGGATGAACGCGCGTACCTTGGAGCGCGCCGAGAGCACGTGGCTGAGGGTGGTGACCACCTTCTTCCTCGAGTACTTGCGGACGGAGCTGACGCTGCCGGCCTCCGACTTGGTCACGTCGGAGTCGGAGCTGATCTCGATCACGTGCTCCGGTGGAGGAGGGGCGGGCTTGACATGATGAGCCCTCCTCACCGCAGGCCTCGCCGCCGGGTTCTGCAGCAACCAAAGCCAGGCGACGCTCCGATCAGCACCGAGACCAGATACGATTCAAATCAGGATGAGGGAGGAGGGCATGCGCGCGTGCGTACCTTGGCCTTCTCCTGGGCGTTCTTGAGGAGCTGGGCGCCGAAGTTCCTCGTGACGGGGCGGTTCACCGGCTCATGGGGCTGCGGCTTCCTGTTTCTAAGAACGCAACGTAAGCAGGAGTtccataggaagaagaagaagatgaaatcgTACTGGAACGGATAGATTTGTTGCTTACCCTTCGGCCGCGCGGGCGTTGACGACGTTGGCGATGTCGCCCAGTGGGGCGCGCCGGTTGTTGGCCTCGAAGTTGCCGATGTCGCCCAGGGCGCGGCGGGTGTTCTTGGGATCGGGCCTGCCGGCCATGGCCGCCTTCTGCTGCTTGCCCATGGCGGggacaccgccaccaccaccacctaaagcTGCAGGGCAGAAACAAGAAGAAGTCAGATCCGTCGGGAGGAGGTGGATCAAATCAAGCCACATCAAATCGCCATCAGAGTCGAATCTTGCGTCTGAAGCTGCTCTAGCGGCAATCAATTCAGACCAAAAACGAGGATTGGAATCTTGAGCAATTAATCGCAGAGAAAGCCACGGATCGGAAGCTTGAAGCACAACCTTGCTAAGAAATCAAACAAAAACGCATCAAGAATTCACCCCAACCAGACAGGGAGTCAGGGCCGAAACGAACACCCCCAAGAAACTCATCTTCCCCCCCAAGAACCCCATCTTTTCCCCCAAGAACCCATCTTTTCCCGAGACCAGAACAAGAACCAGGAACCAGCGAAGGATCCACCCAGGGGGAACCACgccaaaggaagaagaagaagaagacgagagaGGGAGGGCAGGATCCCGTCGGCGCACGCACCTCTGTTCTGCTGCTGAGCGGCAGCGACGTTGTTCTGCGCGCGAGCGGCCATCGCGTCCCCCTCCTCGCCCTGGCCAAAGATCCCGGACAGCACCGAGGAGAAGAAGCGCGCAACCCGCGAGCCCTCTTCCCCGCCGGCGAGCGCAGCCACGGTGGGTTACGGCGAGCTCTACGGCGACCCTTCGACTCTTCTCGCCTCGCCTAGGTATGAATNNNNNNNNNNNNNNNNNNNNNNNNNNNNNNNNNNNNNNNNNNNNNNNNNNNNNNNNNNNNNNNNNNNNNNNNNNNNNNNNNNNNNNNNNNNNNNNNNNNNNNNNNNNNNNNNNNNNNNNNNNNNNNNNNNNNNNNNNNNNNNNNNNNNNNNNNNNNNNNNNNNNNNNNNNNNNNNNNNNNNNNNNNNNNNNNNNNNNNNNNNNNNNNNNNNNNNNNNNNNNNNNNNNNNNNNNNNNNNNNNNNNNNNNNNNNNNNNNNNNNNNNNNNNNNNNNNNNNNNNNNNNNNNNNNNNNNNNNNNNNNNNNNNNNNNNNNNNNNNNNNNNNNNNNNNNNNNNNNNNNNNNNNNNNNNNNNNNNNNNNNNNNNNNNNNNNNNNNNNNNNNNNNNNNNNNNNNNNNNNNNNNNNNNNNNNNNNNNNNNNNNNNNNNNNNNNNNNNNNNNNNNNNNNNNNNNNNNNNNNNNNNNNNNNNNNNNNNNNNNNNNNNNNNNNNNNNNNNNNNNNNNNNNNNNNNNNNNNNNNNNNNNCGCTTTCGTGCCGTGGGTGGATCAATCGATGGCGTGATGGGGGGGttcttggagggattgggggtctgGGTTCCGGAGGAGGGGAGGGGAGATATAGGACGAGGACGGGGAAGGTCCTGTCGGGGTGGGCGGCGGCGTGGGCCTCTGCGCGGAgcgggggggagggggaggagcggCTGGCTCCCTCCAACGGTCGGTAAGGGCTCGGATCGCAACGGTCGGGGCGCGGGATCGGACGGCCGGGATTGAACGGGGGCACTAGCCGTTGGGTGGCTGGGTTCCGAGCTGTAAAGGGGCGCGAGTTGTGTAGGACACGTAACACCAGAGCCGCGTTGGATATATGGTAAGAAATTAATGGCCACTGTTATTGGAAAGATTTTTGTGTTGTTGTAGTATGTACGACGGATTTACAAGATCTCTTTGGCGTgtggttttctttctttttattatggTTCATTCATTCACTGGCCATTGCGTGCTCTGGGTTGCCAAGGCCAGGCACCAGGTGGAAACATTCAATTTCAACCTCTTCTTGCGAAAACGTGAAATTCTTCGACTTTTTCCGAAAGCGAGAAAATGTCGAATTCTTTAACTCTTTCCTAAAGCCAAAATGTGAGGCTCTAtacatttttacatattttttttaTCAAGTCATGTGAATATAGCAGTTTCTATACAGGGCGGCGTTACCGAGCTTGGGATCATTTGCAATATAACCTCCGTTCGAAAATAACTTATGTGGTTTTAGCTCAGTTGGAAATTTCATGATGCTTCGACATTGCAGGAACTCTGGACAAAAAATAAACTTTGAGTAATGCTCAAATTTTCACATTTTTGAGCATTGATTTTGTGGGTTTTTTTACAGAGCTCCCTCGATGTCAAAACCTGAGCATCTTCGATGACATAAAATTTTAGGTTTTTCTTATCGTATTTGCTATGTTTTTCCTGAATTTAGTTTCATCCGACACCCGATGAGCTCGGGATCTACAATCAACTATTGAGTTTCTATATTCATATTTGTGTAGTATGGAACTACACCGACCTTATGTGTACGTACTAATATCATCCAGTTGCATAAGATTTACACACTGTAGAGTCAAGAAGCATCCATGGTTATGTTTAGCGCGAATTGTATTCTTGATCAAGTATTTTGTGTCGCACGGATACTTCAAAAAGCACACATATCTAGCCAAATGTTGCTCAGATACTCCCTTGATACGACATGATACGTATCCGTTGATTTACCTTTTAAAAATAATGTTTGATATGCGTGGATACTATTGTGATAAATTTTGGATATGAGAAACCATTGCTTACATTGTAAGCATGATGTATCTAACCATGTCTTAGTTTTACTTGTTAGACTGTATATATACGTAGTCTGTGTATTAATATTGTAACATTGTATTGTACCCCTTGATACCTCTATATAATGAAAGAGCCACACCCCGTTTAGGGTGTCGAGCAAGTTCCCAACATATTGGCCCTCGCCCCTATGTCACCGTTCCTCACTTCTCGGCCCCTTGCTTCGGCCTACGGGGCCCTGCCGCCGACCGAGTCCTCGATCGGATCAAATCCATCGGCCGACTCCTCTGCTGAGTTCGTTGCGCCGCCGTCTCATGACATTGTTGTGCAGCCGCCTTACGGCGCCGTCGCGCAGACGCCCGGTGGCGTCGCTCCTGCCGTGTATGGTGCGCCGCCGGCGGCCCAGGGCTCCCTTCAGCCGCCGTCATCCTCCTGGCCCGTGGCGTCCTACGCGGCGCCGTATCATCACCAACCCTATGCGGCTCTCCGTCGCATCACCACCAGCCACCGTCGGCGCCAATCTACTCCGCGCCGCCACCGCAGCATCACTTCCTGgcgcagccgccgcaccaaccctaCTCCGCGCAGTCCGGGTTCGTGGCTGCACCGCCGCAGCCATCCTACGGGGCCGCGGTGAACTACGGagccgacaccctcgttcccggtgCTCCTGGCGTCTACTCGGCGGGTGCTCCTCATCTCGAGACAGCCCCGTCGACGGGTCCCTATGCGCCATCGATGCATGCTCACGCCGCTCAGGTCATGGCGCCATCACCGTTTTACTTCTCGCATCTGCTGCCGGTGAAGCTCACACCGGACAACTACCtgtcctggcatgcccaggtgttGCCTCTTCTGCGCAGTCGCTATCTGGAGGGCTATGTTGACGGATCCATCCCGTGTCCGCCCACTCATCACCCGGTGTATCATACATGGGTGGCCCAGGATCAGGCCATTCTCTCTGTCATCCAGTCCTCGCTCACTCCGAGCGTCTCGTCGCTGGTCATCTTCGCTACTACATCCCGGGAGGCGTGGGCGGCGCTTCACATCAGCTTCGCCTCGCAGTCTCAGGCGCGTGCTCACTCTATACACACCGAGCTTGGTGAGACCAAGCTTGGTGACCTCAGCATCACGGACTACTTCAACAAGATGCGGagtctcgccgacacattggcctcggtTGGCCAGTCTCTACAGGATGAGGAGTTCACCACTTTCGTTCTTAACGGGCTCGACGATGATTATGACAATCTCGTTGAGAACGTTCATGGCTGTGACGATCCACTTCCACCTCGTGAGCTGTATGCCCGCCTCCTTGGCCGTGAACAGCGCATCAAGGCCCGTCGTGTCTCACCGGGTTTCGCCTCCGCCAACGCCGCCACTCGCGGCAAACCTCAGCGGCTTTCATCTTCAGGGGGCAAGCAGGCACCATCTTCGCATCCGGCCCCGCGTGGCAATGCGCCATCCATCACGGGTGGCAACCGGCCGGTTGCTTGCTCCTCCTCCTGCGGTGCCCTGCAGGCTTGCCAATTGTGTGGTCTGGAGTGCCACATTGCATCTCGCTGTCATCGTCGCTACAAGCAAGATTTTTTGGGCCTTGGCAACAATGGCAAATGAAACGACAAGCAGGCTGCCGCCGCCGTGACTACTCATGATCATGGTCGCACtccgtcctactccattgatccatcATGGTATATGGACACCGGCGCTACTAACCACCTCACCGGCGAGATGGGCAAGCTCTCTACTCAGGAGCCATACCGtggtcatgatcaggtgcacaccaccagcggagcaggtatgcgcatctctcATGTTGGTCAGGCTCTCTCCTTGCACACAATTTTCGCAAACTACATCTCTTCCAATGTCCTTCGTGTTCCCTCTGCTACGCGTAGTTTGTTGTCTATTCCTCAActtacacgtgataataatgtccttgctgagtttcaccctttttgtttctttatcaaggatcgggacacgagggccgttctgcttagcgGTCGTCTTCACCATGGCTTGTACGCACTTGATGTACCTAGCACACCATCCATGCAGTCTTCTCCTCAGgcgttcagtggtgttcgtgtgtctCCTACGCACTGGTATGCGCGCCTTGGTCATCCTGCGGCCCCTATAGTTCGTCATGTGTTGCATCGTCATGAACTACCACTTGTGTCCAATAAATCTGCTGACACCgtctgtgatgcctgtcagcagggcaagagtcactaacttccgttttcagagtctagtcgtgttgtgaaacatcctcttgagcttgtgttttctgatgtatggggtcatgcccagaCGTCGGTTAGTGGtcacaattattatgtcagttttattgatgcttatagtcggtttACTTGGTTGTATCTTATTAAGCGCAAGTCTGATGTGTTCGATGTTTTTATCcagtttcaagcacatgttgagcgtctccttaAGCAGAAAATCATCCATGTTCAATCTGACTGGGGGGTGAAAATACCACAACCTCAACTCTTTTTTAACAAACTTGGGATTTCACatcgtgtgtcttgtcctcatactcATCAGCAAAATGGAActgccgaacgtaagcatcgtcatcttgttGAAACTGGCCTAACCTTGCTCGCTCATACATccattccgtttcggttttggagtgatgctttttcCACAACTTGTTTTCTCATAAATAGGCTTCCCTCACGACCCCTGAAAATGCAAACTCCGCTTGAACTCTTGCTCAACGAGACTCCAGACTACACCTTTTTAAGGTGttcgggtgtgcatgttggcctcaCCTTCGCCCATATAATAAGCGTAAGTTAAAGTTTCGGTCTAAGAAGTGCGTCTTCCTTGGGTACAGttctcttcacaaagggtacaaatgcctCCATGTTCCTACAAATCGCGTTTACATCTctcgtgacgtggtgtttgatgaaaacGTGTTTCCTTTTTGTGCACTTCCGACAAACTCTACCATTTCCTCACAACCGGTGCACATGTCCACACCTgtgcctgatcaatttgtggatgttgcatatgCCCTTGCGTTGTTGTCTAATCATGCTACAGGTATTGGATGTGGCGCTCGTCTTGAGCTTCTTGATGAACAGGA
The Triticum dicoccoides isolate Atlit2015 ecotype Zavitan chromosome 3A, WEW_v2.0, whole genome shotgun sequence genome window above contains:
- the LOC119269317 gene encoding UDP-glycosyltransferase 87A2-like, encoding MAAAAAADEPCRCHIVAVPFPGRGHVNAMMNLSRLLAARGAAVTFVVTEEWLGLLRSSSSSAPPPPGVRLRAIPNVIPSEHGRAADHAGFLDAVATEMEAPFELLLDRLREEEGEVAALVADTYVPWVVGVGNRRGVPVCSLFPMPASFFSAYYHFDSLPPRLADEHAPAAGAATDKSDERLEHYISGFASSSVTLSDLEPLIHNKTTVNHVLAAVSSIKNAQCLLFTTMHELEAGVINSLRSALPCPVLPVGPCIPYMTLQDQHSKSNGEVATSPGDCFTWLDSQPVNSVLYVSLGSFLSVSASQLDEIALGLASSGVRFLWILREKSSRVRELVGDTDRGMIMAWCDQLKVLCHPSVGGFLTHCGMNSTLEAVFAGVPMLALPLFFDQPIDGRLIVEDWKVGLALREWADKDGLIGSQDIARAVKRLMACDEADTKAIRRRALEWKEVCGRAVEEGGSSYDNLSSLMQMVCESRCAELDQQCSKTDA
- the LOC119269318 gene encoding cyclin-B1-1-like isoform X2, translated to MAARAQNNVAAAQQQNRALGGGGGGVPAMGKQQKAAMAGRPDPKNTRRALGDIGNFEANNRRAPLGDIANVVNARAAEGKPQPHEPVNRPVTRNFGAQLLKNAQEKAKNPAARPAVRRAHHVKPAPPPPEHVIEISSDSDVTKSEAGSVSSVRKYSRKKVVTTLSHVLSARSKFAAGITEEPAIQDIDKLDGDNQLAVVDYIEDIYKFYKVAENECLASDYMDSQVEINAKMRGILIDWILEVHQKFDLMPESLYLTVYIIDMYLSLQSVLRRELQLVGVSALLIACKYEEIWAPEVNDFILISDSAYTREQILKMEKAILNRLEWNLTVPTHYVFLVRFAKAACSSDHKNDKEMENTVFFFAELALLQYGLVQSKPSMVAAAAVYAARLTLKKTPLWTDTLKHHTGFTEAQLMDAAKILVASHSTAPDSKLKVVYKKYSSEKLGGVALRPPATDLCK
- the LOC119269318 gene encoding cyclin-B1-1-like isoform X1; its protein translation is MAARAQNNVAAAQQQNRALGGGGGGVPAMGKQQKAAMAGRPDPKNTRRALGDIGNFEANNRRAPLGDIANVVNARAAEGNRKPQPHEPVNRPVTRNFGAQLLKNAQEKAKNPAARPAVRRAHHVKPAPPPPEHVIEISSDSDVTKSEAGSVSSVRKYSRKKVVTTLSHVLSARSKFAAGITEEPAIQDIDKLDGDNQLAVVDYIEDIYKFYKVAENECLASDYMDSQVEINAKMRGILIDWILEVHQKFDLMPESLYLTVYIIDMYLSLQSVLRRELQLVGVSALLIACKYEEIWAPEVNDFILISDSAYTREQILKMEKAILNRLEWNLTVPTHYVFLVRFAKAACSSDHKNDKEMENTVFFFAELALLQYGLVQSKPSMVAAAAVYAARLTLKKTPLWTDTLKHHTGFTEAQLMDAAKILVASHSTAPDSKLKVVYKKYSSEKLGGVALRPPATDLCK